The genomic window TAACAATTAAACACTCAAAAGAAATGATAAAATTAGCTCATGATAGAAAAATAGAGTTAGTTCATAATAAAGAAATTCGTAATTAGTACATGATTATGAATTTCTTTATTTATTTACTAAGTAAATTATCATATATTTGTTTTCTTATTAAAGTATTACTTTGTTTGAATATATACAATAGCATAATAAATTTTTAAAAAGGGAAAATTAAAATCAAATAGAGGTATGTTATGCAGGAGGTAAAAGTATGAAGAATAAATTTAAGTGCATAATATGCTGGATTTTAATTCCCATTATAATTTTATCTATGGGTATATATTTAAAAAAATCCAGTTTACCTGATGTAGTTTTTTTAAAAGAAAATCAGGAATTAAAATCCAACCATTTTATAAAAATAAATAAACAATCTTTATTTACTAAGAAAGATAAATATGATGAACAGGTACTAGATGTAAGTTTTCTAGGTGTTTTGCCTCTAAAGTCAGTATCTGTTAAGCCTGTACCTGATATGAAAGTTTATCCTGGAGGAACTCCAGTTGGAGTTAAATTAAATACTAAAGGAGTTCTTGTTGTTGCATTTTGTGATATAGAAACACCAAAAGGCATAAATATAAGTCCTTCTGCTGAAGGAGGAGTTCAAGTAGGAGATACTATTACTAAATTAAACAATAGAGCTATAAATAATTCAGAAGAATTGATAAATGAATTAAGTACAAATAAAGGTAAAAAAATCCTAGTAACTTTAGAAAGAGACAATAAAATTATTGAAAAGTCAATAAAACCTATAAAAGATAAAAAAGATAATAGATATAAAATAGGATTATGGGTTAGAGATTCAACATCAGGAGTAGGAACTTTAACTTTTTATGATAAAAATAGTAATAGATTTGGGGCATTAGGACATCCAATTACAGATGTAGATACTGGCACAATCTTAAAAATAAATAATGGGGAAATTCTTGAATCATCTATTGTATCAGTAAGAAAAGGACAAAAAGGAAATCCAGGTGAATTAAGAGGGATATTTATAAATGAGGATATAAATATAGGTAAAGTAGATAAAAATACTATTTGTGGAATATATGGTGATGGAGATAAAAAACTTGTAGGGAAGAAATTAAATAAGCCTATGAAAATTGCTTTAAGAAATGAAATAAAGGAAGGATCAGCTCAAATATTAACAACTATAGATGGAGATGAACCTCAGTTATATGATATAAAAATCGAAAAATTATTAGTTCAAGATACCCCAGGACCTAAAAGCATGGTTATAAGAATAACAGATCCAAGATTATTAAGCAAAACAGGTGGAATTGTTCAAGGAATGAGTGGAAGTCCAATTATTCAAGAGAATAAAATTGTTGGAGCTGTAACTCATGTATTGATTAATAAACCTGAAGTTGGATATGGAATTTATATAGAATGGATGCTTCAAGATGCAGGTATTTTAACGAATCACTAGTAATCTTATGTAAAAGATAGTAAAATAATAGATAATAATAAATAAAAGGTAGCATATGCTATCTTTTATTTATGTTGTCATAATTATTTAGAAATTTTTTCTAAATAAGAAGGATTTATTACTTAGTTGTCGAATTTAAAGCTAAGAAATGGAATGAATTTAAAGGAGAGATATAATTATGGAAAATAGTAAAATAAGTGTAGTTATTGCAGATGATAATAAAGAATTTTGTAGTATTCTAAATGATTATCTATTAAATCAACCAGATATTGTTGTTACAGGTGTAGCTAAAGATGGAATCGAAGCATTAAAGTTAATACAAGAAAAGAAACCTGATCTTGTAGTATTAGACATAATAATGCCTCATTTAGATGGATTAGGCGTTTTAGAAAGATTAAATAGTATAAGCATGGAACCAATGCCAAGAGTAATAGTATTATCAGCAGTAGGACAGGATAAAATAACACAAAGAGCTATAACATTAGGTGCTGATTATTATGTAGTAAAACCATTTGATATGGATGTATTTACAAAAAGAATTAGACAGATGTTCAATAATAATGTATTAAGCAACGAAGTTAAAAGGCCTGTTTCTTTAATTGAAAATGAAGAAATTAGAACCTCAAGTAGTGAACCCTTAGATTTAGAATCTGAAATTACAAATATTATTCATGAAATAGGTGTTCCTGCTCATATTAAAGGATATATGTATTTAAGAGAAGCAATAACTATGGTTGTAAATGATATAGAACTTTTATCAGCAGTTACAAAAGAATTATATCCATCAATAGCAAAAAAATATAATACTACGGCTAGTAGAGTAGAAAGAGCAATAAGACACGCCATAGAAGTTGCATGGTCAAGAGGACAAGTGGAAACTATTAATAAGATATTTGGGTATACTATACATAATGGTAAAGGTAAACCTACAAATAGTGAATTTATTGCTATGGTTGCAGATAAACTAAGATTAAAAAATAAAGTGAGTTAATAAAATATGGAGGCTTAAGATGAAATATTTAGAAAAAACTCTAGAAGAAAAAAATCAATTTAAAGGTAAAATAATTACTTTAGATATAAAAACTGTTGAATTACCAAATGGAAAAATTTCAGAGAGAGAGATTGTAAAACATCCTGGAGGAGTAGCGATTTTAGCCTATAAAACAGATGATACTATTATTTTAGTGGAACAATTTAGAAGTCCTATAGAAAAAAACTTACTAGAAATACCAGCAGGTAAATTAGAAAAAGGAGAAGACATAGAAACTTGTTGTAGAAGAGAGTTAGAGGAAGAAACAGGATACAAGGCTGGAAGAATTACTTTTTTAGGAAAAATTGTAACAAGTCCTGGTTTTTGTGATGAGTGTATTTATATTTTCAAAGCAGAAGATTTATATGAAGGGCAAATAGGTGGAGATGAAGATGAGTTTATTAACTTATATGAGGTAGAAGTGGAAAAAGTAAAAGACATGATAAAAAAAGGTGAAATAATAGACGCTAAAACCATTTCTGCTTTTATGCTTATTTAAATTTATCACTTTAAAAATGTGCATATTACTTCTTTTGTTATCATAAATATAAAAAAAGATGATTAACAAAAGGAGGAATAAAAATGCAAAATCCAAAGCCCTTCAGTGGGATATTTCAATACATGCAAAAAAATTTATTTCTATACATCATAAGTCTTCTGTTTCTTTGTATAGGTATAGTACTTGGAATTTATGCAGTTAAATACATGGGAGAATCAGAGAAACATAACTTAATAGACTATATTTTGCAATATACTAATAATATTAATTCTGTACAAGTAAGTAAAAAACAAGTATTCTTACAAGCATTAAAAAATAATATACCTTTTTTAATCATCATATGGTTTTTAGGACTTTCGATGATTGGGATACCTATTATATTAATATTAGATGGGATAAAAGGCTTTACTATGGGATTTACAGCAAGTTTTATGATTAATTGTTTAGGTAGTAAAGGTATATTAGTTAATTTGTTAACGGTATTTCCTCAAAATATAATATATATTCCATGTATTGTTATAATATCTGTGGCAGCTATGGAATTTTCATTAAATCTTTTAAAAAACAATTCACTAAATAACTTGAAACCTAGCAACAATTTAATGAAAATTATGCCTTATTCAACAGTGTTTTTAATTATTCTCTGTTTTATGACTATAGGATTTATACTTGAAGGATATTTAACTTCTAGTATATTAAAATTAATAGTTATGGAAACTGGATGTGTATTTGCATGAGTGATGTTAGAAATATATTAGACTTTTTTATACTAATCCTTAAGTGTGTTTTAATAATACTTATGTTGGGAATAATTCTACCCCATCTTCTTGATTTATTAATAAAAGTTTTTATGATAAAAAACAAATACTGTAAGGACAGCATTTTAGTATTTAATATATTAACCGAAAATAAACTCATATTACTAAAATTTATTAATGTGGTAAATGAATTTTTTACTATATAGTAAATAGATTATAAGCATTGGAGTAAATATTATGAATGAATATTTAATTAATTTTATAGAAGATATGAGAAAAAAGGAATTAAGTAATAATACTATAGAAGCTTATAAAAGAGATATAAATAAATTCAATAAATTTATATCTAAAAGAAAAGAAAAAGTAGATGAAATAGATATAGTTTCTATTATGGCTTATGTACAAGCATTAAAAAAAGAGGGAAGTGCTAATAGTTCCATAATTAGAAATTTAGTATCCATTAGGGGATTTTATAAATATCTTATAAAGATAGGAAAAACAAATGAAAATCCTCTTATAAATTATGAGGTTCCTAAAAATAAACGAAATATCCCTGAAATACTTACTGTAGAAGAAGTGGACAAACTTCTAAGTGCACCAGATTTAGATACTTCAAAGGGTGTAAGAGATAGAGCTATGTTGGAAATTATGTACGCAGCAGGCATAAAAGTATCAGAGTTATTAACTCTATCAATTTTTGATATAAGCACAAAGTTATCCTACATAAAATGTAAAGGGAGTAAAAATAAAGAGAGAATAATACCTATTGGGTCCTATGCTGTAAATTGTTTAAATGACTACCTTAAAATTCGAAATAGAATAAATTTAAATAATTCTAACCTTTTATTCTTTAATTTAAGGGGAGGAAAAATGACAAGACAGGGATTTTGGAAGATAGTTAAAGAATATGCGACAGAATCAGGAATAAATAAAAGAATTGATTCTTATACTTTAAGACATTCTTTTGCGGTACATTTACTTCAAAATGGAGCAGATATGAAATCGGTTCAGGAGTTATTAGGACATAATTCTATAGCCACAACTCAAATTTATTCTGGTATATCAAAGCAAAGCAAAATTGTAGATGTATATAAAAGTGCACATCCTAGAGCTTAATGTTTTAGGATGTGCATTTTTATTTTTAATAAATAAGGACTGTCACATTAAAAAATTTATATACAATATAGTGGTTTGAAAGTTTAAATTCAACACAAAACAATATATTGTAGGATTTATTATTAATGAAATAGTCCCTACTTTATGTGTAGTTTAGAAGTCTAATTATTGTGTTAGAAATTCATTTTATACAATTGGTTCAAATATATAATTTTAAATAAAAATAAGTGATAAATGAACTTATTTTTATTTTTTTTATATTTTGTCATAATCTAATCTAAATTGGTAAAAATAAAATTAGAAATGATTGTTTTATAGGAAGGGGATAAGTATGAATAATAAAAGTAAAAAAATTATTAGTATTTTATTAATATGTTTTTTTGTAAGTAACATATTTGCATTATCAGCTAAGGGAGATGAAAAAGGACTTGATGTAGAAGCTAAATCAGGTCTCTTAATGGAACCTACCACTGGTAAAATTATTTTCGAAAAAAATATTCATGAAAAATTTGCACCTGCATCAGTAACAAAAATCATGACTATGCTTTTAGCAATGGAAGGTATCGATTCAGGTAAAATTAAATTAAGTGATAAAATTGTAATAAGCGAAAATGCAAAAAAAATGGGTGGCAATGGAAGCAGTAGTATGTTGTTAGACACTGGTGAAGTAAGAACAGTAGAAGAAATTTTAAAGGGAGTTGCTATAGCATCAGGA from Clostridium sp. MB40-C1 includes these protein-coding regions:
- the spoIVB gene encoding SpoIVB peptidase, with translation MKNKFKCIICWILIPIIILSMGIYLKKSSLPDVVFLKENQELKSNHFIKINKQSLFTKKDKYDEQVLDVSFLGVLPLKSVSVKPVPDMKVYPGGTPVGVKLNTKGVLVVAFCDIETPKGINISPSAEGGVQVGDTITKLNNRAINNSEELINELSTNKGKKILVTLERDNKIIEKSIKPIKDKKDNRYKIGLWVRDSTSGVGTLTFYDKNSNRFGALGHPITDVDTGTILKINNGEILESSIVSVRKGQKGNPGELRGIFINEDINIGKVDKNTICGIYGDGDKKLVGKKLNKPMKIALRNEIKEGSAQILTTIDGDEPQLYDIKIEKLLVQDTPGPKSMVIRITDPRLLSKTGGIVQGMSGSPIIQENKIVGAVTHVLINKPEVGYGIYIEWMLQDAGILTNH
- the spo0A gene encoding sporulation transcription factor Spo0A, whose translation is MENSKISVVIADDNKEFCSILNDYLLNQPDIVVTGVAKDGIEALKLIQEKKPDLVVLDIIMPHLDGLGVLERLNSISMEPMPRVIVLSAVGQDKITQRAITLGADYYVVKPFDMDVFTKRIRQMFNNNVLSNEVKRPVSLIENEEIRTSSSEPLDLESEITNIIHEIGVPAHIKGYMYLREAITMVVNDIELLSAVTKELYPSIAKKYNTTASRVERAIRHAIEVAWSRGQVETINKIFGYTIHNGKGKPTNSEFIAMVADKLRLKNKVS
- a CDS encoding NUDIX hydrolase gives rise to the protein MKYLEKTLEEKNQFKGKIITLDIKTVELPNGKISEREIVKHPGGVAILAYKTDDTIILVEQFRSPIEKNLLEIPAGKLEKGEDIETCCRRELEEETGYKAGRITFLGKIVTSPGFCDECIYIFKAEDLYEGQIGGDEDEFINLYEVEVEKVKDMIKKGEIIDAKTISAFMLI
- the spoIIM gene encoding stage II sporulation protein M: MQNPKPFSGIFQYMQKNLFLYIISLLFLCIGIVLGIYAVKYMGESEKHNLIDYILQYTNNINSVQVSKKQVFLQALKNNIPFLIIIWFLGLSMIGIPIILILDGIKGFTMGFTASFMINCLGSKGILVNLLTVFPQNIIYIPCIVIISVAAMEFSLNLLKNNSLNNLKPSNNLMKIMPYSTVFLIILCFMTIGFILEGYLTSSILKLIVMETGCVFA
- the xerD gene encoding site-specific tyrosine recombinase XerD, with the translated sequence MNEYLINFIEDMRKKELSNNTIEAYKRDINKFNKFISKRKEKVDEIDIVSIMAYVQALKKEGSANSSIIRNLVSIRGFYKYLIKIGKTNENPLINYEVPKNKRNIPEILTVEEVDKLLSAPDLDTSKGVRDRAMLEIMYAAGIKVSELLTLSIFDISTKLSYIKCKGSKNKERIIPIGSYAVNCLNDYLKIRNRINLNNSNLLFFNLRGGKMTRQGFWKIVKEYATESGINKRIDSYTLRHSFAVHLLQNGADMKSVQELLGHNSIATTQIYSGISKQSKIVDVYKSAHPRA